A single window of Methanoregula sp. DNA harbors:
- a CDS encoding CBS domain-containing protein, with the protein MKASDVMSAPVHVISPSETVAHARNLMVRHRISRLLVMEDGMLSGIITKKDLAYRLRQSEPAWRRRPIDRIPVSVLAVPDPITVRPDTGIREIARILVNNNISSVPVTDGDAVIGIVTKSDLMKSAMINSFTCPVADMMEDVATVSRYHSLDHVIDVMSERNDKVVVTNNDESIAGIITETNLAFFDNEQKIAGVVERGVPVRRRKQPRGTRGAGTLFLAPVIAQDIMTSPVITASLDTPVNRAVSSMNRHQINSLVIVDKNDIAGIIKRDDIIREVAK; encoded by the coding sequence ATGAAAGCTTCAGATGTAATGTCCGCACCGGTCCACGTTATAAGCCCTTCAGAAACCGTGGCGCACGCCCGTAACCTGATGGTCAGGCACCGGATATCCCGGCTGCTGGTCATGGAGGATGGGATGCTGTCAGGAATTATCACCAAAAAGGATCTTGCATACCGGCTCCGGCAGAGCGAACCTGCGTGGCGGCGGCGCCCGATCGACAGAATCCCGGTGAGCGTGCTTGCCGTGCCCGACCCGATTACGGTAAGGCCGGACACCGGCATCCGGGAGATCGCCCGTATCCTTGTAAATAACAACATCAGCAGCGTGCCGGTAACAGACGGTGATGCGGTGATCGGCATCGTTACCAAGTCAGACCTGATGAAGTCTGCAATGATAAACAGTTTTACCTGCCCGGTTGCAGACATGATGGAGGATGTGGCAACAGTGAGCAGGTACCATTCGCTCGACCATGTCATTGATGTGATGAGCGAGCGCAATGACAAGGTGGTGGTCACCAACAACGATGAGTCCATTGCAGGTATAATAACTGAAACCAACCTCGCGTTCTTTGACAACGAGCAGAAAATCGCCGGTGTTGTGGAGCGGGGCGTGCCAGTCAGGAGGAGGAAGCAGCCGCGGGGCACGCGGGGGGCAGGCACACTGTTCCTTGCCCCTGTTATTGCTCAGGACATAATGACATCCCCGGTCATCACCGCATCTTTGGACACTCCGGTGAACCGGGCGGTTTCAAGCATGAACAGACATCAGATCAACAGCCTTGTGATAGTAGACAAAAACGACATTGCAGGTATAATAAAACGGGATGATATTATCAGGGAAGTGGCGAAATGA
- a CDS encoding CBS domain-containing protein: protein MEKKDPGVKQGDKLLKMHGKFDRGPVGFKSHIVEQEGEIMAIATRDVVSVPPTTTIMGAVEKMTGCGFRRLPVTDAGTKKLRGIFTSGDIINLLGGGDKYRLVQVKHRGNLIAAVNESVRAIMTQKPETLPDTAKIADATGIIVHKRIGGIPVVDEGDVLTGIVTERDVMGVLAAEKSRFAVGDIMTGSLRVTGPDCTIGEATRDMTKFRFRRLPVVSDDVLYGMITATDIMRYLGSREVFSRLSTGDIGEVMGLPVRTLITGDLFTITPDKSINVAAREMLEKNIGALPVIKDTRLVGLVTEFDLVRAFAQG, encoded by the coding sequence ATGGAGAAAAAAGACCCTGGCGTCAAGCAGGGCGACAAACTGCTCAAGATGCATGGCAAATTCGACAGGGGGCCTGTCGGGTTCAAGTCCCATATCGTGGAGCAGGAAGGCGAGATCATGGCGATCGCAACCCGCGATGTGGTATCGGTACCTCCGACAACTACGATCATGGGGGCGGTGGAGAAAATGACGGGATGCGGGTTCAGGAGACTGCCCGTGACTGATGCCGGGACAAAGAAACTTCGGGGGATTTTCACATCGGGGGATATTATCAATTTACTGGGCGGCGGGGACAAGTACCGGCTCGTGCAGGTAAAGCACAGGGGCAACCTGATTGCCGCAGTAAACGAGAGTGTCCGGGCGATCATGACCCAGAAGCCTGAAACGCTCCCGGACACTGCGAAGATTGCAGATGCAACCGGGATCATCGTCCATAAGAGGATCGGGGGGATCCCGGTGGTGGATGAGGGAGATGTCCTTACCGGGATTGTGACCGAGCGGGATGTCATGGGGGTTCTCGCGGCAGAAAAGAGCAGGTTCGCCGTGGGAGACATCATGACCGGCTCTCTCCGTGTTACCGGACCGGACTGCACGATCGGGGAGGCAACCCGCGACATGACAAAATTCCGGTTCCGGCGGCTCCCGGTTGTGAGCGACGATGTGCTGTATGGTATGATTACCGCAACAGATATTATGCGGTATCTCGGCAGCCGGGAGGTGTTCAGCCGGCTCTCGACCGGTGATATCGGGGAGGTGATGGGGCTGCCTGTGCGGACGCTGATCACCGGTGACCTCTTTACAATAACCCCGGATAAGAGCATCAACGTGGCAGCCCGGGAGATGCTGGAAAAGAACATCGGCGCCCTCCCGGTCATAAAAGACACGCGCCTCGTAGGGCTTGTCACCGAGTTCGACCTTGTCCGGGCATTTGCACAGGGGTGA
- a CDS encoding CBS domain-containing protein has protein sequence MSVAQDFRIEIPVLRITDQITKARQILRDDRFREIYVVNDEKKLLGYVDITDGLRVTATRSNVTVEGYVKDAAEVHASDPIEHIAREIKKFRTDSAAVVDEKRHITGGVLLSDLFPAIISRHEISGTVADCMSGNVVTAEENSPVQHIYTLIVQSGFSAFPVVRKKKLVGIVSRRDLLRSGRTRTARASAEHMPVRKIMTREVITLKPDDLISTAARLLVQHDVSRLPVMDGESVVGIVDRHDVLAGLA, from the coding sequence ATGAGCGTTGCGCAGGATTTCAGAATTGAGATCCCTGTGCTCCGTATCACAGACCAGATAACAAAAGCACGGCAGATCCTCCGCGACGACCGGTTCCGTGAAATATATGTCGTAAACGATGAGAAAAAGCTCCTCGGCTATGTCGATATCACGGATGGTCTCAGAGTGACCGCAACGCGGTCAAACGTCACCGTGGAAGGGTATGTCAAGGATGCTGCGGAAGTGCATGCATCCGATCCCATTGAGCACATTGCACGGGAGATAAAAAAGTTCCGAACCGACAGTGCCGCGGTGGTGGATGAAAAGCGGCATATTACAGGGGGTGTCCTGCTGTCAGACCTCTTCCCCGCCATCATCTCGCGCCACGAGATTTCCGGCACCGTTGCCGACTGTATGTCCGGAAACGTCGTGACTGCGGAGGAAAACAGCCCTGTACAGCACATCTACACCCTGATCGTGCAGAGTGGTTTCTCCGCGTTCCCTGTGGTCAGGAAGAAGAAACTGGTCGGGATTGTATCCCGGCGCGACCTTCTCCGCAGTGGCCGGACAAGGACCGCACGGGCCAGCGCGGAACATATGCCCGTCAGGAAGATCATGACCCGGGAGGTCATCACGCTCAAACCGGATGACCTGATCAGCACCGCGGCAAGGCTGCTCGTGCAGCACGATGTGAGCCGCCTGCCTGTCATGGACGGGGAGTCTGTTGTGGGTATTGTCGACCGGCATGATGTCCTTGCCGGGCTCGCGTGA